The following are encoded together in the Vigna angularis cultivar LongXiaoDou No.4 chromosome 9, ASM1680809v1, whole genome shotgun sequence genome:
- the LOC108319264 gene encoding transcription factor MTB1: protein MKIEVGLGGVWNEEEKATVVEVLGRGAFDYLVANSVSNENLLMAFGSGENLQNKLSDLVERTNASNFSWNYAIFWQISQSKFGDWVLGWGDGCCREPREGEESGEVRGRGVVADDEKVQRMRKRVLQKLHMTFGGSDEDNYAFGLDRVTDTEMFFLASMYFSFPRGLGGPGKCFASGKHLWLSDVFKSSFDYCVRSFLAKSAGIQTVVLVPTDMGVVEMGSVRMVGESFELLQALKSVFSAQASLVPLRIKPITPFDLVSEKRDDNANAPFSGVAIGDKEKNNSSNASNNRVEGNGVPKIFGQDLNSVTQFREKLAVRKMEERPRAWGAHPNGNSVGFPNGIHGSGWGAGQVVRQLGPPEIHAPRLSTSGALSVPELANGTRHDFVHNNYQQQQRKAQMQIDFSGATSRASGRSIIAESEISDVEASCKEERANVADDRRPRKRGRKPANGREEPLNHVEAERQRREKLNQRFYALRAVVPNISKMDKASLLGDAIAYINELQAKLKTMESERERFGSTSMDGSVVEANARSENHSNGISDVNVEAAQDGVVVKVSCPIDVHPVSKVIQTFKEADIGVVDSKLTAANDTVFHTFVVKSQGPDQLTKEKLIALFSKESNPIQTL, encoded by the coding sequence ATGAAGATTGAGGTGGGGTTGGGAGGGGTGTGGAATGAGGAAGAGAAAGCGACGGTAGTGGAGGTTCTGGGTCGCGGCGCGTTTGATTACTTGGTGGCGAATTCGGTTTCTAACGAGAATCTGTTAATGGCGTTTGGGAGCGGCGAGAATCTGCAGAACAAGCTTTCGGATCTCGTGGAGCGTACTAACGCGTCGAACTTCAGTTGGAACTACGCGATCTTCTGGCAAATTTCGCAGTCCAAGTTTGGGGATTGGGTTTTGGGGTGGGGAGATGGTTGTTGCAGGGAACCGCGGGAGGGAGAAGAGAGCGGAGAAGTGAGAGGGAGAGGGGTTGTTGCTGACGACGAGAAGGTGCAGAGGATGAGGAAGAGGGTGTTGCAGAAGCTGCACATGACTTTTGGGGGTTCTGACGAGGACAATTATGCTTTTGGGTTGGACCGTGTTACTGACACGGAGATGTTCTTTCTTGCTTCCATGTACTTCTCTTTTCCCCGTGGACTAGGGGGTCCAGGTAAGTGTTTTGCTTCTGGGAAGCATTTGTGGCTTTCGGATGTGTTCAAATCTAGTTTTGATTACTGTGTGAGGTCTTTTTTGGCCAAATCTGCTGGAATTCAGACTGTTGTTTTAGTGCCTACTGATATGGGGGTGGTGGAGATGGGGTCTGTGAGGATGGTGGGTGAGAGTTTTGAGCTTTTGCAGGCTTTGAAGTCTGTGTTTTCTGCACAGGCATCGTTGGTCCCTCTCAGGATTAAGCCAATTACACCATTTGATTTGGTGAGTGAGAAGAGAGATGATAATGCAAATGCCCCTTTTTCTGGTGTGGCAATTGGGGATAAGGAAAAGAATAACAGCAGCAATGCTAGTAATAATAGAGTAGAAGGAAACGGAGTTCCAAAGATTTTTGGGCAAGATTTGAACAGTGTGACTCAATTCAGAGAGAAACTTGCTGTAAGGAAAATGGAAGAGAGGCCGAGGGCGTGGGGAGCTCATCCCAATGGGAATAGTGTTGGTTTTCCAAATGGTATCCATGGTTCTGGTTGGGGGGCCGGTCAAGTTGTGAGACAGCTTGGTCCTCCTGAAATTCATGCTCCTAGGTTGTCCACCTCCGGTGCATTGTCGGTGCCGGAGCTGGCCAATGGCACGAGGCATGATTTTGTGCATAACAATTATCAGCAGCAGCAACGGAAGGCTCAGATGCAAATTGATTTCTCAGGAGCAACTTCAAGGGCTTCGGGGAGATCAATCATTGCGGAATCTGAGATTTCTGATGTTGAGGCATCGTGCAAGGAGGAGAGAGCGAATGTTGCCGATGACAGGAGGCCGAGGAAACGGGGAAGGAAGCCGGCCAATGGAAGGGAGGAGCCCCTCAACCATGTGGAGGCAGAGAGGCAAAGGAGGGAGAAGCTAAACCAGCGGTTCTATGCCCTGCGTGCGGTTGTTCCAAATATCTCAAAGATGGACAAAGCATCTCTATTGGGAGATGCTATTGCTTACATCAATGAACTTCAAGCGAAACTCAAGACGATGGAGTCTGAGAGAGAGAGATTTGGAAGCACTTCTATGGATGGATCAGTGGTGGAGGCCAATGCAAGATCAGAAAATCATAGTAATGGAATTTCTGATGTGAATGTTGAAGCTGCACAAGATGGGGTGGTAGTAAAGGTGAGCTGCCCTATTGATGTTCACCCGGTTTCAAAAGTCATTCAAACCTTCAAAGAAGCAGATATTGGTGTTGTTGATTCAAAACTTACTGCTGCAAATGATACTGTTTTCCATACATTTGTAGTTAAATCTCAGGGACCTGATCAGCTGACCAAGGAAAAGTTGATTGCATTGTTTTCCAAAGAATCCAACCCCATACAGACATTGTGA